The following are encoded in a window of Streptococcus pasteurianus genomic DNA:
- a CDS encoding DnaD domain-containing protein, whose amino-acid sequence MSFLENFKSGNLVLPSALLFHYKDIFKSSDDFLIWQFIYLQNTTKMDDLAPSQIATALDKTVAEVNRSISDLTAQGLLDMKTIELGSEIEVIFDASPVLALLDDLLAKPTETQEKQALNPIKELVEDFERELGRMLSPFELEDLQKTIREDKTDPDLVRAALREAVFNGKTNWNYINAILRNWRREGITTMRQVGERRKEHEDSKAGKVSVSDDFLAAMDLWSD is encoded by the coding sequence ATGAGTTTTTTAGAAAATTTTAAATCGGGTAATTTGGTGCTACCGAGTGCTCTTCTTTTTCATTATAAAGATATCTTCAAAAGTTCAGATGACTTTTTGATTTGGCAGTTTATTTATTTGCAAAACACGACCAAAATGGATGACTTAGCGCCTAGTCAAATCGCAACTGCTTTAGACAAGACAGTTGCCGAAGTGAATCGTTCGATTTCTGATTTGACTGCTCAAGGTCTTTTGGACATGAAAACCATTGAGCTTGGTAGTGAAATTGAGGTTATTTTTGATGCAAGTCCAGTTTTGGCACTTTTAGATGACTTGTTAGCTAAACCTACGGAGACTCAAGAAAAACAAGCTTTAAATCCTATTAAAGAATTGGTTGAAGATTTTGAGCGTGAGTTGGGCCGCATGCTTAGCCCATTTGAACTGGAAGATTTGCAAAAAACAATTCGTGAGGACAAGACAGACCCTGATTTGGTTCGGGCAGCCCTTCGTGAAGCTGTTTTTAATGGTAAAACTAATTGGAATTATATCAATGCGATTTTACGTAATTGGCGTCGTGAGGGTATTACAACCATGCGTCAAGTTGGGGAACGTCGTAAAGAGCATGAGGACTCGAAAGCAGGCAAAGTATCCGTATCAGATGATTTTCTAGCTGCTATGGATTTATGGAGTGACTAA
- a CDS encoding CsbD family protein — MSEKGTVESAKGKVKETVGKVTGDSQKKAEGLLDQVVGKTKEVASNVKETAEELVEEVKDKLDK; from the coding sequence ATGTCAGAAAAAGGAACAGTAGAATCAGCTAAAGGTAAAGTAAAAGAAACTGTTGGAAAAGTTACTGGAGATAGTCAAAAGAAAGCAGAAGGATTACTAGACCAAGTTGTTGGTAAAACAAAAGAAGTAGCTTCAAATGTTAAAGAAACAGCAGAAGAGCTTGTAGAAGAAGTTAAGGATAAACTTGATAAATAA
- a CDS encoding adenine phosphoribosyltransferase, producing the protein MDLKNYIATIENYPKEGITFRDISPLMADGNAYSYAVREIVQYATDKKIDMIVGPEARGFIVGCPVAFELGIGFAPVRKPGKLPREVISADYEKEYGIDTLCMHADAIKPGQRVLIVDDLLATGGTVKATIEMVERLGGVVAGCAFLVELDGLNGRKALEGYDTKVLMNFPG; encoded by the coding sequence ATGGATTTAAAAAATTATATCGCTACAATTGAAAATTATCCTAAAGAAGGAATCACTTTCCGTGATATTTCTCCTTTGATGGCAGATGGAAATGCTTATAGCTATGCTGTTCGCGAAATTGTACAGTACGCTACTGACAAGAAGATTGACATGATTGTCGGTCCAGAGGCGCGCGGATTTATCGTCGGTTGCCCTGTTGCATTTGAACTCGGAATTGGCTTCGCACCAGTTCGTAAACCTGGTAAATTGCCACGTGAAGTAATCTCAGCTGATTATGAAAAAGAATACGGCATTGATACATTATGTATGCACGCTGATGCTATTAAACCTGGACAACGTGTTCTTATTGTTGACGACCTTTTGGCGACAGGTGGTACCGTTAAAGCAACCATTGAAATGGTAGAACGCCTTGGCGGTGTTGTAGCTGGATGTGCTTTCCTTGTTGAATTGGACGGATTGAACGGACGTAAAGCACTTGAAGGTTACGATACAAAAGTTTTAATGAATTTTCCAGGGTAA
- a CDS encoding Nif3-like dinuclear metal center hexameric protein, which yields MKASEIIARYEAYCPRELSMEGDISGLQIGTLDKDVKRVMIALDVRETTVAEVIEKGVDLIIVKHAPIFKPLKDLVATAQNQIYIDLVRHDIAVYVSHTNIDIVPDGLNDWFCELLEIKDTDILTPTADGYGIGRIGKIEEQTFSDFALKVKEKFHLDSVRLVAYGNQETLVNRVAICGGSGQGFYRDAMEKGAQVYITGDIYYHTAQEMITNGMLAIDPGHHIEVLFIDKLVEKFNAWKADNQWNVDFIASQAETNPFFHL from the coding sequence ATGAAAGCAAGTGAGATTATTGCTCGTTATGAGGCGTATTGCCCACGTGAATTATCTATGGAAGGAGATATTTCAGGGCTTCAAATTGGCACTCTTGACAAGGATGTTAAGCGTGTGATGATTGCACTTGATGTTCGTGAGACGACAGTTGCAGAAGTAATTGAAAAAGGTGTTGATTTGATTATTGTTAAACACGCTCCGATTTTTAAACCACTTAAGGACTTGGTCGCAACGGCACAAAATCAGATTTACATTGACTTGGTGAGGCACGACATTGCCGTTTATGTTAGTCATACTAACATTGATATTGTTCCAGATGGTTTAAATGATTGGTTTTGTGAGCTCTTGGAGATTAAGGACACTGACATTTTGACACCAACTGCAGATGGCTATGGGATTGGTCGTATCGGAAAGATTGAGGAGCAGACTTTTTCCGATTTTGCATTAAAAGTAAAAGAAAAATTCCATTTGGATAGTGTACGCCTAGTTGCTTATGGAAATCAAGAGACTCTCGTTAACCGTGTTGCGATTTGTGGCGGAAGTGGTCAAGGATTTTATCGTGACGCAATGGAAAAAGGGGCACAAGTGTATATCACAGGAGATATTTATTATCACACAGCCCAAGAAATGATTACTAACGGCATGCTTGCGATTGACCCTGGGCATCACATCGAAGTGCTTTTTATCGATAAATTGGTTGAAAAATTCAATGCTTGGAAAGCCGATAATCAATGGAATGTTGATTTTATAGCCAGCCAAGCAGAAACTAATCCATTTTTTCATTTGTAA
- the metA gene encoding homoserine O-acetyltransferase MetA — protein sequence MPIKLDKELPALDILREENVFIMDNKRAKHQDIRPMDFLIVNLMPTKEVTETQLLRLLANTPLQINVEFLYMTSHESKNTTAEHLETFYKTFDDVRHKYYDGLIITGAPIETLDYEEVDYWSELCQIFAWSKTHVYSTLHLCWGAQAGLYYKYGIKKVLLDCKLSGVFSQDVVSPENPIVRGFDDSFMAPHSRYTEVCREDVEKIDDLEVIAASEVVGLSIVASKDLREVYSFGHLEYDRETLDREYKRDVKVGKNPNIPEHYYLNDDPAQNVPMHWNLAATTFFSNWINYAVYQETPYSLVELEKDFSFYGYL from the coding sequence ATGCCAATAAAACTTGATAAAGAATTGCCGGCGTTAGACATTTTACGCGAAGAGAATGTCTTCATTATGGATAATAAACGTGCCAAACATCAAGATATTAGACCAATGGATTTTCTCATTGTCAACTTGATGCCAACAAAAGAAGTGACAGAGACACAGCTTTTACGCCTATTAGCCAATACGCCTTTGCAAATTAATGTTGAGTTTCTTTATATGACGAGCCATGAGTCTAAAAATACAACTGCTGAACATTTAGAAACTTTTTACAAAACATTTGACGATGTGCGACATAAGTATTATGATGGATTAATCATAACAGGTGCTCCTATTGAAACTTTGGATTATGAAGAAGTTGATTACTGGAGCGAACTTTGTCAAATCTTTGCTTGGTCTAAAACACACGTTTATTCAACTCTTCATCTTTGTTGGGGAGCGCAAGCGGGCTTGTACTATAAATACGGCATCAAAAAAGTTTTGTTAGACTGTAAGTTATCAGGTGTTTTTTCACAAGACGTTGTTAGCCCTGAAAATCCTATCGTACGTGGATTCGATGATAGTTTTATGGCGCCACATTCACGTTATACCGAGGTGTGTCGTGAAGACGTTGAAAAAATTGATGACTTGGAAGTTATTGCGGCTAGTGAAGTTGTTGGTTTGTCTATTGTGGCTAGTAAAGATTTGCGTGAAGTTTATAGCTTTGGACATTTAGAATATGATCGAGAAACCCTTGATAGGGAATATAAACGTGATGTTAAGGTTGGAAAAAATCCTAACATTCCAGAACACTATTATTTGAATGACGACCCCGCCCAAAATGTGCCAATGCACTGGAATTTGGCAGCAACAACATTCTTTAGTAACTGGATTAACTATGCTGTTTATCAGGAAACCCCATATTCATTGGTAGAACTGGAAAAAGATTTTTCATTTTATGGTTACCTATAA
- a CDS encoding TetR/AcrR family transcriptional regulator has translation MTEKNIVLSFEERLSKVKMPSGKRNTLLAAMKLFAAQGFHGTSTAQIAEVAGVSQATIFKYFKTKEELLIGVLEPMAELLSAPFIQNIMKFSKKEDIVHYFIYDRYAFIKANHSLVKIIIQELLTNSEMKHFIGKQMEQLAPSIDKIAERLCEGNCLRKTEVIRIAISPFFSYIMQMVIFDVESQDEEYDLTLLEQQTLKLLSE, from the coding sequence ATGACTGAAAAAAATATCGTTTTATCTTTTGAAGAACGTTTATCGAAAGTTAAAATGCCTTCGGGAAAACGCAATACCTTATTGGCAGCTATGAAGTTATTTGCAGCGCAAGGATTTCACGGAACATCGACTGCACAAATAGCAGAAGTGGCTGGAGTGAGTCAAGCAACTATTTTTAAATATTTTAAGACAAAAGAGGAATTGTTAATAGGTGTCTTGGAGCCAATGGCAGAACTTTTGAGTGCTCCTTTTATCCAAAATATTATGAAGTTTAGCAAGAAAGAAGATATTGTTCATTATTTTATTTATGATCGTTACGCTTTTATCAAAGCCAATCACTCATTGGTGAAGATTATTATTCAAGAACTATTGACGAATTCAGAAATGAAGCACTTTATTGGGAAACAGATGGAGCAATTAGCACCCTCTATTGATAAAATTGCTGAGCGTTTATGTGAAGGGAATTGTCTTCGAAAAACGGAGGTTATCCGTATTGCAATTTCACCTTTTTTTAGTTATATAATGCAAATGGTCATTTTTGATGTAGAAAGTCAAGATGAAGAATACGATCTCACTCTTTTAGAGCAGCAAACGTTAAAACTCTTGTCAGAATAA
- the nth gene encoding endonuclease III, translating into MRVGRERLKKILAIIGEMYPEARGELEWETPFQLLIAVILSAQTTDKAVNKITPNLWKKYPEIADLANANLEDVEDCLRTIGLYKNKAKNIVKTARAILRDFDGKVPKTHKELESLPGVGRKTANVVLAEVYGIPSIAVDTHVSRIAKRLNISAPDADVTEIEQDLMKKIPKKDWILTHHRLIFFGRYHCLAKKPKCDICPVQAYCKYYKDNVKNN; encoded by the coding sequence ATGAGAGTAGGACGTGAACGTTTAAAGAAAATCTTAGCTATTATTGGTGAGATGTATCCAGAGGCACGTGGTGAATTGGAGTGGGAGACACCATTTCAATTGCTAATCGCGGTCATTTTATCTGCGCAAACGACAGATAAGGCAGTTAATAAAATCACGCCAAACCTTTGGAAAAAATACCCTGAAATTGCTGATTTAGCCAATGCAAATTTAGAAGATGTTGAAGATTGTCTGAGAACGATTGGTCTTTATAAAAATAAAGCTAAAAATATCGTCAAGACAGCGCGAGCTATTTTACGAGATTTTGATGGCAAAGTTCCAAAGACTCATAAGGAGCTTGAAAGTTTGCCTGGAGTTGGACGTAAGACGGCTAATGTTGTTTTGGCAGAAGTGTATGGTATCCCGTCCATCGCTGTGGATACTCATGTGTCGCGTATCGCTAAACGTCTCAATATCTCAGCACCAGATGCTGATGTTACCGAAATTGAGCAAGACTTGATGAAGAAAATTCCAAAGAAAGATTGGATTTTAACACATCATCGCTTGATTTTCTTTGGACGTTATCATTGCTTGGCTAAAAAGCCAAAATGCGACATCTGTCCAGTTCAAGCCTACTGTAAGTATTACAAAGATAATGTGAAAAATAATTAG
- a CDS encoding ABC transporter ATP-binding protein — protein sequence MEKLIDLRELKKAFSAQMVLNGVTLEVNKGEIIGLIGPSGAGKSTMIKTMLGMEKADSGTALVLNTQMPNRHILGKIGYMAQSDALYDALTGLENLEFYGQMKGIAKKDLTLQIHHVARVVDLQDHLDKFVSGYSGGMKRRLSLAIALLGNPDLLILDEPTVGIDPSLRRKIWAELDNIRQEGRSVFITTHVMDEAELTDKVALLLYGDVIAFDTPQGLKERYGVNTVEEAFLAAEDREEL from the coding sequence ATGGAAAAACTCATTGATCTAAGAGAACTGAAAAAAGCTTTCTCTGCGCAAATGGTTTTGAATGGTGTGACCCTTGAAGTTAATAAAGGTGAAATCATCGGACTGATTGGTCCATCTGGTGCAGGAAAGTCAACAATGATAAAAACTATGCTGGGAATGGAAAAGGCAGATAGTGGAACAGCTTTGGTGCTCAATACTCAAATGCCTAATCGTCATATCTTGGGAAAAATTGGTTATATGGCTCAATCGGATGCTCTTTATGATGCCTTGACTGGTCTTGAAAATTTGGAATTTTATGGACAGATGAAAGGAATTGCCAAGAAAGACTTAACTTTGCAAATTCACCATGTAGCACGAGTTGTTGACTTGCAAGATCATCTTGATAAATTTGTCTCAGGCTATTCCGGAGGGATGAAACGTCGTTTATCACTTGCCATTGCCCTACTTGGAAATCCTGACTTGCTGATTTTGGATGAACCAACAGTAGGAATTGACCCTTCTCTTCGTCGAAAAATATGGGCAGAGTTAGATAATATTCGCCAGGAAGGACGTTCAGTGTTCATTACGACACACGTTATGGACGAAGCTGAACTTACAGATAAGGTTGCTCTGCTCTTATATGGTGACGTCATTGCTTTTGATACACCGCAGGGGCTCAAAGAGCGTTATGGTGTCAATACTGTGGAAGAAGCATTTTTGGCTGCTGAAGATAGAGAGGAACTTTAA
- a CDS encoding ABC transporter permease, whose amino-acid sequence MRILAISKKVLKELLRDKRTLAMMFVAPILIMWLMNVMFSASSTTSVIIAAVDVPSSLIENLDDVEHVAVEKYTSAKAAQKDLDNQEVDAILTVDDDTYDVTYANTDSSKTALTRQAIKSVLSWSITNQFMSQVKEAVAETPSLASLLPTSNVSSTDLTEHYDYGDENTGFFAKMIPILMGFMVFFFVFLISGMALLKERTSGTLDRLLATPVKRSDIVFGYMISYGIIAVIQTVVIVLSTIWLLDIEVVGNIINVIIVNFVLALVALAFGVLLSTLAKSEFQLMQFLPLVIMPQLFFSGIIPLDSMADWVQHIGKILPLSYSGDALTKIIMYGDGFNSVAFDLLILLMFLVGLTTANIIGLKRYRKV is encoded by the coding sequence ATGCGTATTCTAGCTATTTCTAAAAAAGTATTAAAAGAATTACTACGTGATAAGCGTACCCTAGCTATGATGTTTGTGGCACCAATTCTTATCATGTGGCTGATGAATGTCATGTTCTCGGCTAGCAGTACAACTTCAGTGATTATTGCTGCTGTTGATGTTCCAAGTAGTTTGATTGAAAATCTTGATGATGTGGAACATGTTGCTGTTGAAAAATATACTAGTGCTAAAGCGGCGCAAAAGGATTTAGACAATCAGGAAGTTGATGCGATTCTTACGGTTGATGATGATACTTATGATGTAACCTATGCCAATACAGACTCATCTAAAACCGCTCTAACCCGTCAAGCTATCAAATCGGTGCTTAGTTGGTCTATTACCAACCAGTTTATGAGCCAAGTTAAGGAAGCTGTAGCTGAAACTCCGAGTCTCGCTTCCCTTCTCCCTACCAGCAATGTTAGTTCGACTGACTTAACCGAACATTATGATTATGGTGACGAAAATACGGGATTCTTTGCCAAGATGATTCCAATCCTTATGGGCTTTATGGTTTTCTTCTTTGTCTTTTTGATTTCAGGAATGGCGTTACTCAAAGAACGTACGAGCGGTACTCTTGATCGTTTGTTAGCCACACCTGTTAAACGTAGCGACATTGTGTTTGGATATATGATTTCCTATGGTATTATAGCGGTTATTCAAACTGTTGTTATTGTCCTTTCAACTATCTGGTTGCTTGATATTGAGGTAGTTGGTAATATTATCAATGTCATCATTGTGAATTTTGTTTTAGCCTTGGTAGCCCTAGCTTTTGGAGTTTTATTATCTACTCTAGCAAAATCAGAATTTCAGCTGATGCAGTTTTTACCGCTGGTAATCATGCCTCAGCTCTTTTTCTCAGGAATCATTCCTCTGGATAGTATGGCAGATTGGGTACAACATATTGGTAAAATTCTTCCTCTTTCATATTCAGGAGATGCCTTGACTAAGATTATCATGTATGGCGATGGATTTAATAGTGTTGCCTTTGATCTTTTAATCTTATTAATGTTTCTTGTTGGTTTAACCACTGCTAATATTATAGGGCTCAAACGCTATCGTAAAGTGTGA
- a CDS encoding LapA family protein — protein MLEKLKRVATPKRIVGLTIVILVLVFGFQNRNSVELSVIFFSIKLPLIVLIVALYVLGVISGWMFKRNDVKKIVSDVQKETKEELAELKNQLSTD, from the coding sequence ATGTTGGAAAAGTTGAAGAGGGTTGCAACTCCAAAGCGTATTGTAGGTCTTACAATCGTAATATTAGTTCTAGTTTTTGGCTTTCAAAATAGGAACTCTGTTGAATTATCAGTGATATTTTTTTCAATTAAATTACCACTAATAGTTCTCATTGTAGCTCTCTATGTTTTAGGGGTTATTTCTGGATGGATGTTTAAACGTAATGATGTTAAAAAGATTGTTTCGGATGTTCAAAAAGAAACTAAGGAAGAACTGGCTGAGTTAAAAAATCAGCTAAGCACAGATTAA
- a CDS encoding tRNA (adenine(22)-N(1))-methyltransferase, with amino-acid sequence MQTVLSQRLAAVAEFVPQGARLLDVGSDHAYLPIVLTEGEKISFAIAGEVVKGPYESALHNVAGAGLADKIAVRLADGLAAFDESDNVTAITICGMGGGLIADILAAGVDKLASVERLILQPNNREDELRAWLMANHFKIIAEKIMTENDKFYEIMVVEHGKMTLSDTELRFGPFLNQEKSAIFKLRWKRELKKLEIALPHVPKNRIDDREAISQKIAAIKEAINESK; translated from the coding sequence ATGCAGACAGTATTATCACAACGTTTGGCTGCCGTGGCGGAATTTGTGCCGCAGGGGGCACGTTTACTTGATGTTGGAAGTGACCATGCTTACTTACCAATTGTTTTGACAGAAGGGGAAAAAATTTCATTTGCTATTGCAGGTGAAGTGGTTAAAGGACCTTATGAATCAGCCCTTCATAATGTTGCAGGAGCTGGTTTAGCTGATAAAATCGCTGTTCGTTTAGCAGACGGTTTAGCGGCTTTTGACGAATCTGATAATGTGACAGCTATCACCATTTGTGGCATGGGTGGTGGTTTGATTGCTGATATTCTCGCAGCTGGCGTTGATAAATTAGCAAGCGTTGAGCGTCTGATTTTACAACCTAATAACCGTGAGGATGAGCTTCGTGCTTGGCTTATGGCAAATCATTTCAAAATTATTGCGGAAAAAATCATGACTGAAAATGATAAATTCTACGAAATCATGGTGGTAGAACATGGGAAAATGACTTTGTCGGATACAGAATTGCGTTTTGGACCATTTTTAAATCAAGAAAAATCAGCAATCTTCAAATTACGTTGGAAACGTGAATTGAAAAAATTAGAGATTGCTTTGCCACATGTTCCTAAAAATCGTATCGATGACCGCGAAGCCATTTCACAAAAAATAGCAGCAATTAAGGAGGCTATCAATGAAAGCAAGTGA